GATCCCTTGCGATACGCCCATCTCCAGCTACGCGTGGCAGATAACCACCACTACCTGCAGGAAAGTATAGAAtggaaaaataatttaataatatcCATCAAAATCTGTAAAACAAAGATATGATTATATCAAATGTACAAATCAGGTAGCTCTCACTACTATAAACCTATATAAAACTTGTGTATGTAAATAAGtcatttaaatacataaatgtTCTGCAAACAGTGGGCAATTTGATATTATTTACACAGAAGTTTATCACTGATACTTGTGTGTTCAATACAGCCACAACATTATATAATAAGTTCTATACATTTAGaagtggatggagggataagagatgcagagagggagaaaaccaATGGGCAACGAGAGGGAACTTTCCTCTGTAGTAGAGTTTCTGCCACAGTCTCACAATATAATCCTCCCAGTGGATCATCTTTCCAAGGACCAAAACAACAGGAATGGCAGGGAGACCCATCAGCAGAAACAGAGGGTCCGCTCGCTCCATCACATACAGACCCTTCTTATGTCCTACAACCTAAAAACGAAGACAGACAGAGCTAAAGGTCTGGGTCTTGCTGACTCCATTTTAACAACTATTGTCCGTAGATAACCAGACCTGCATGACAGTTACAGCTCCGTATGTGACTGCGGACCAGTAGACAGTCCCAACCACCACTCCCACAGCAGCGAAGGGACTGGCTCGTGATAGGGCTCCGTCtacctgctggagaaaatgCACCAATGGGCCTGAGGAACAAAAAGACTAAAGGTTACATTCACATCTACGTTTGACTGATTTCACTCATTGTATTAATAATCTAAAATTATTACCCATCTTGGGGAAGGTGATTTGATATTCAGTGCCACACTGTGGACAACTGACTGCACCTTCGCTGTTTCCCTTCTGCTTCTCATCCAGCCAGCGCTGTAGACAGGACTGGTGGATCCATTTAGTGCAACCTTTACACCTGCATGGACTCACCCATTCTGCGCTGTAGTCATCTCTCTCAGTAGCAAAGCATACCCAACAGTGTCTAAAGAGTGTATATGTACAAAGGATTAACAGTCGACTTCCACTGTACTGTACAGAAATATTGTACTTCCTTACTACCTTGGCCAGGTGTTTCCCTAAACTATCCACTGACATACAATGTTCATACCCGTGCAAAGCCGGATTGATATTAACATTTCAGCTTTTCTGCAATAACCATACCCACTTCCAATTTGTGACCAATCACACCATGGTTGTTGGACACCTGACTAGAAAAACGGTGTGTTGGCACAAAGAGAACAGGAGAAGTTCTGATTCTATGTAAAAGTATGTGCCTGGGGACAGCAGGAAGGTGCGGTGTGATGGGTAATTAAGGAGTTTACTCCTTTACCCAGACTCTGTGGCAACATAGATGctaaaaaaattgaaatataaCAGGAGGTAGTTATACAAATAACTCTGATTTAGAATTTTAATAATAACAGAAGACATGGAGGAAGTCAGGTGTGTTCTTACTTCTCAGGCTGCTCTTCTACAAGTGCCATTGTGATGAAAAGGCTATTTTCTGCTGAAACCTCTCATGTGGACATCAGAACCGTGCGGGGGACCTAAAATTAGCATTTAATGATCAACTGAGTCAACAGAGAAATTCGAACATATGAGCTTGACAACAGAGTGCTTTCACCTATACactaaataaaaacattataCCCTATATCATCTGTATCATTCATAGTTCTACAACTTTTGACTTATTTTGTCATGGGCTAAAGCTGTAACTAAAGAGTATCACCATCTGGGCCTTGAAGACGGACGTTATAAGTTTACCCCCAAAATGTTTACTGCCTTTACATTTCCCACAGATCCACCTGCCTCGTATTGATATCTACTGGTAAAGGCTACGAAATGTCACAATTGGGATTAGAATAATGGCTCTTAATTTAATAATTAAGAGCCAATACTGAGGTCGTTCGTGCACATGTGTATTTGAGCGTCTATGCACTTGGAAATCTACCTCACGTCAAGCTAGTAACAGCAGCAAAGGCAACAATATAAGGAACAATATGTCATTTGGTTAAGTGTCAGTCAGACAAAAGACACCATAAAGTGGCGCTTTAATACGTTAACTTACCTAGAATGGTTATATACCGATGAAAAGATTGTTTTTACTCCTCTACTCGCCTTAAAATGTTTCGTTTCACTTATGTAGTTGTCATTATGGCTAGGAGAAGAGGCTAACGGCACCGTGATTGGTTAATAAGTGTGACGCTATTTGCTGTGTTTGGAGTTGCAGGAAACCAGAGCACCAGCTGGAAAACATATAAAGACGACGATTTCACGTCGATCGTTCGTTATTTTGGTCATTTACACCATCCTAcacatgtgttttatttatgttttgattttgtttatttttaagcaCACGAAAACCCATAAACGAATCATTGCTCTTACAATGGGTTTATGAGCCGCTGCTTTTTCACATGACAGAAGCAGTGTCCTAAAACGCGTGGCTACTCGGTGGACAGTGAATGGTCAGGTGATCTGTCTGTTAAAATTAGCCATCGTGATTGGTTGATTCTTCTGCTTGTCAAACCAATTCcgcattgttgttattgctgggAGGCGGGCCAACCGTCTGCAGCGGCAGCAACACGGACGGAGCGGTGGCGGCGTCGAGTCGGCAGGGTGCACAGTGACAGGGCGTTATCTTTTTCATGATTAAAACACTACACCGTGAGGAAAACATATACGGTTTTATAGAAGCAATCTTTAGATACTCAGTCCGTCATGGAGTCCTATGACATTTTAGCTAATCAGCCCGTTGTGATTGATAATGTGAGtatgatgatgtcattcatcCACACCCAAACCAAGGCCGCTGTCGAGAAC
The sequence above is drawn from the Takifugu rubripes chromosome 6, fTakRub1.2, whole genome shotgun sequence genome and encodes:
- the marchf5l gene encoding E3 ubiquitin-protein ligase MARCHF5 yields the protein MALVEEQPEKHCWVCFATERDDYSAEWVSPCRCKGCTKWIHQSCLQRWLDEKQKGNSEGAVSCPQCGTEYQITFPKMGPLVHFLQQVDGALSRASPFAAVGVVVGTVYWSAVTYGAVTVMQVVGHKKGLYVMERADPLFLLMGLPAIPVVLVLGKMIHWEDYIVRLWQKLYYRGSGGYLPRVAGDGRIARDHFPVSRTLCGALIFPSIASLVGRLLFRQMPSNLQRTILGGIAFVLMKGALKVYFKQQQYISQVNRQILNYPERRGDGESDDGEMDMEDSGNEYDRFINLN